The proteins below are encoded in one region of Casimicrobium huifangae:
- a CDS encoding Fic family protein, with protein sequence MNQDELLARLNGIEWNDFECKKAQRGVPEDAYRTVSAFANTAGGWLVFGVSEANGRLEVTGVEEPDKVQNDFLAVLRGGQKLNRVIAVEPHRFEIDGKHVFAFHIPEMPRLEKPVYLKGDPRQSYLRRGAGDEQFTQSELERFLRDAAQERYDGVVLTELAADSCFDLDTVKWYQAQFARRNPEHAEITDPIAFLLNWNFVVEQGGKLHPTRAGVLLFGTGRFVRQILPRPVLDYQRIDTAFEQWSAEQRWHDRYVFEENVFQTWQGLVTRYMRIAEHPFSLDPATLRRNDDPPDYVAFREAAINLLIHQDYGDHGRKASIKLFTDRTVFWNPGDAFATEAELLDPTEKEVRNPAIVKAFRRIGLSDQAGTGIRAIFRNWHELGRTPPQLKNDKARKEFELVLVNKPLVNEAMQRLRQTLGANLTPEQADVLALSLSLPDGEPLTLTAIRSLGISTTQQARAVADHLVRQQLLDPLSDTQFQAREAIRQRFAQEAQAQARDQAGAKSGPSRDQVGPKLGLSAEQHRMLAQMTDEHDVATLMQWVGRSNRSKFREVVLTPLLALDLVEMTIPDKPQSSKQRYRLTAQGKALRDEVGQ encoded by the coding sequence ATGAATCAGGATGAACTGCTGGCACGACTCAACGGCATCGAATGGAACGATTTCGAGTGCAAGAAGGCGCAGCGCGGCGTGCCGGAAGATGCCTACAGAACTGTGTCGGCATTTGCCAATACGGCAGGCGGCTGGCTGGTGTTCGGTGTCAGTGAGGCCAATGGTCGGCTGGAAGTGACCGGGGTTGAGGAACCCGACAAGGTTCAGAACGACTTTCTGGCGGTGCTGCGTGGTGGGCAGAAGCTGAACCGGGTGATTGCGGTAGAGCCGCATCGCTTTGAGATCGACGGCAAGCATGTGTTTGCCTTCCACATCCCGGAGATGCCACGCCTGGAGAAGCCGGTTTACCTCAAGGGCGACCCGCGCCAGAGCTACCTGCGACGCGGCGCGGGCGATGAACAGTTCACCCAAAGCGAGCTGGAGCGATTTTTGCGCGACGCGGCGCAAGAGCGTTATGACGGCGTGGTGCTGACCGAGCTTGCTGCGGACTCATGCTTCGATCTGGATACCGTCAAGTGGTATCAGGCCCAGTTTGCCAGGCGTAACCCTGAACATGCCGAGATCACCGACCCGATTGCCTTCCTGCTGAACTGGAATTTCGTGGTCGAGCAAGGCGGCAAACTGCACCCCACCCGTGCGGGCGTGCTGCTGTTTGGCACGGGGCGTTTTGTGCGCCAGATTCTGCCCAGGCCGGTGCTGGACTATCAGCGCATCGACACGGCTTTTGAGCAGTGGTCTGCCGAGCAGCGCTGGCATGACCGCTATGTGTTCGAGGAGAACGTCTTTCAGACCTGGCAGGGCCTGGTGACGCGCTACATGCGCATTGCCGAGCATCCGTTCTCGCTCGATCCGGCCACCCTGCGCCGCAACGATGATCCGCCCGACTATGTGGCCTTCCGGGAAGCGGCCATCAACCTGCTGATTCACCAGGACTACGGCGACCACGGGCGCAAGGCGTCGATCAAGCTGTTTACCGACCGCACGGTGTTCTGGAACCCCGGCGATGCCTTCGCTACCGAAGCCGAATTGCTCGACCCCACTGAAAAGGAAGTGCGCAACCCGGCTATCGTAAAGGCGTTTCGCCGCATTGGATTGTCGGATCAGGCCGGCACCGGTATTCGCGCCATCTTCCGTAACTGGCATGAGCTGGGGCGCACCCCGCCCCAGTTGAAGAATGACAAGGCGCGCAAGGAATTTGAGCTGGTGCTGGTCAACAAGCCCCTGGTCAACGAGGCCATGCAGCGCTTGCGCCAAACCCTGGGGGCGAACTTGACGCCCGAGCAGGCGGATGTGCTGGCGTTGTCGCTGTCGCTGCCAGACGGCGAGCCGCTGACCCTCACGGCAATCCGCAGCCTGGGTATCAGCACCACCCAGCAAGCCCGCGCGGTGGCCGACCATCTGGTGCGGCAGCAGTTGCTCGATCCGCTCAGCGATACCCAGTTTCAGGCCCGTGAGGCGATTCGTCAGCGCTTTGCCCAAGAGGCGCAAGCGCAGGCTAGGGATCAAGCCGGGGCCAAGTCGGGACCAAGTCGGGACCAAGTCGGGCCTAAGTTGGGACTCAGTGCTGAGCAACACAGGATGTTGGCTCAGATGACCGATGAACACGATGTGGCCACCTTGATGCAGTGGGTCGGTCGCAGCAACAGGAGCAAGTTCCGCGAGGTGGTGTTGACGCCTTTGCTGGCATTGGATCTGGTCGAAATGACCATCCCCGACAAGCCACAAAGCAGCAAACAGCGCTATCGCCTGACTGCACAAGGCAAAGCGCTGCGCGATGAGGTGGGCCAATGA
- a CDS encoding DNA methyltransferase, producing the protein MANLFSTTQKDSGPVECLGQTFSSDAARREHYLKLLAEKLQDPAFRQQEGFPQGTDAAILAMSDPPYYTACPNPWLAEFVSHYGKPYDPTVKYSREPLAIDVSVGKTDAIYKAHSYHTKVPHLAIVPSILHYTQPGDVVLDGFSGSGMTGVAAQWCGTAPTSYRFELEQAWKKEGRTAPKWGARRAVLNDLSPAATFIGANYNIPFDVDAFAKAGKQLLKDLEQDIGWMYETLHSDGKTQGRIEYTVWSEVFSCPECAGEVNFLDEALDEETKRVRDDFPCPHCNAELTKKKLERLYVSRLDSATGNTLQVPKRVPSLISYRIGKTKYEKKPDAADLALLQKIDALPLPGTVPTVAFPFADMWEAPRMRDKGITHTHHMFLPRAAQAMGALWGKAQAHPDARIRGFLTFMVEQAVAGLSVLNRYGPTHFSQVNRMLAGVYYVAAQHAECSPWYILGGKLDRLVKAFGNFKVGAGGAAINTGTAAHIPLADGSIDYIFTDPPFGENLPYAELNFLVEAWHGVMTQARLDAIVDRAKENRAAQKSVDDYRRLMAACFKEYFRVLKPGRWMTVVFSNTQAAVWNGLQTAMQEAGFVVANVSALDKQQGSFKAVTTAVAVKQDLVISAYKPNGGLEQRFAERGATPDSAWDFVQTHLRQLPVVKVKGGELEFVAERDPRILFDRMVAWFVRHSAPVPLSSQEFQDGLRSRFPERDGMVFLAEQVAEYDKKRAQVAQAPQMELFVSDERSAIDWAADYLKARPSTYQDIHPEFIKQLGAGWKKHETRPELSALLEANFLRYEGTGEVPSQIHRYLSTNYHDLRGLEKNDPRLIAKAQDRWYVPDPNKAQDLEKKREKALLKEFEVYRSFTGRKIKESRLEVLRAGFRAAWAGKDYATILAIANKLPEATLQEDEKLLTLYDMALTRTEDGI; encoded by the coding sequence ATGGCTAATCTATTCAGCACCACACAAAAAGATTCTGGCCCGGTGGAATGCCTCGGCCAGACCTTCTCCAGCGATGCCGCCCGGCGTGAGCACTACCTGAAGCTGCTGGCCGAGAAGCTGCAAGACCCGGCGTTTCGCCAGCAGGAAGGTTTCCCGCAAGGTACGGACGCAGCCATCCTTGCCATGTCCGACCCGCCGTATTACACCGCTTGCCCTAACCCGTGGCTGGCGGAGTTCGTGTCGCACTACGGCAAGCCTTACGACCCGACGGTGAAGTACAGCCGCGAGCCGCTGGCGATTGACGTGAGCGTGGGCAAGACCGATGCCATCTACAAGGCGCACAGCTACCACACCAAGGTGCCGCACCTGGCCATCGTGCCGTCCATCCTGCACTACACCCAGCCGGGCGACGTGGTGCTGGACGGCTTTTCTGGCTCTGGCATGACTGGCGTCGCCGCGCAGTGGTGCGGCACAGCCCCGACCAGCTACCGCTTTGAGCTGGAACAGGCGTGGAAGAAAGAAGGCCGCACTGCGCCCAAGTGGGGCGCGCGCCGCGCGGTGCTCAACGACCTGTCGCCCGCCGCCACCTTCATCGGCGCCAACTACAACATTCCCTTTGATGTGGACGCCTTCGCCAAGGCGGGCAAGCAGTTGCTCAAAGACCTGGAGCAAGACATCGGTTGGATGTACGAAACCCTGCACAGCGATGGCAAGACCCAAGGGCGCATCGAATACACGGTGTGGAGCGAGGTATTCAGTTGCCCGGAATGCGCGGGTGAGGTGAATTTTCTGGATGAAGCGCTGGATGAAGAAACCAAGCGCGTCAGGGACGATTTCCCGTGCCCGCATTGCAATGCCGAACTGACGAAGAAGAAGCTGGAACGACTCTATGTTTCCCGGCTGGACAGCGCCACGGGCAACACCCTGCAAGTACCCAAGCGCGTGCCCAGCTTGATTTCGTATCGCATCGGCAAGACCAAGTACGAGAAAAAGCCGGATGCAGCGGACTTGGCGCTGCTGCAAAAAATCGATGCCTTGCCGCTACCCGGTACCGTACCCACCGTGGCGTTTCCCTTTGCCGATATGTGGGAAGCGCCGCGCATGCGCGACAAGGGCATCACGCATACGCATCACATGTTTTTGCCGCGCGCGGCGCAGGCGATGGGGGCGCTGTGGGGGAAGGCGCAAGCGCACCCTGATGCACGGATTCGCGGCTTCCTGACCTTTATGGTGGAGCAAGCGGTTGCCGGACTTTCGGTTCTCAATCGTTATGGGCCAACGCACTTCTCGCAAGTCAATCGCATGTTGGCTGGCGTTTATTACGTCGCAGCACAACATGCTGAGTGCAGCCCCTGGTACATCCTTGGTGGCAAGTTGGATCGGCTGGTCAAAGCCTTCGGTAACTTCAAAGTTGGTGCTGGCGGTGCGGCGATCAATACCGGAACGGCGGCGCATATACCGCTGGCGGACGGCAGCATCGACTACATCTTCACCGATCCGCCCTTCGGCGAAAATCTGCCCTATGCCGAGCTGAATTTTCTGGTCGAGGCATGGCACGGCGTGATGACGCAAGCCAGGCTGGACGCCATCGTGGATCGTGCCAAGGAAAACCGCGCGGCGCAGAAGTCGGTGGATGATTACCGCAGGTTGATGGCGGCTTGCTTCAAGGAATACTTCCGCGTGCTCAAGCCGGGCCGCTGGATGACGGTGGTGTTTTCCAACACGCAGGCGGCGGTGTGGAACGGTTTGCAGACGGCGATGCAGGAAGCAGGTTTTGTCGTTGCCAACGTGTCCGCGCTCGACAAGCAACAAGGCAGCTTCAAGGCCGTCACCACGGCAGTGGCCGTGAAGCAGGATTTGGTGATTTCGGCCTACAAGCCCAACGGCGGACTGGAACAGCGCTTCGCGGAGCGTGGCGCAACGCCGGATTCGGCCTGGGATTTCGTGCAAACCCATCTGCGGCAGCTTCCAGTCGTGAAGGTGAAAGGTGGCGAGTTGGAGTTTGTCGCCGAGCGCGACCCACGCATCCTGTTCGACCGCATGGTGGCCTGGTTCGTCCGCCACAGCGCACCCGTGCCGCTTTCCAGTCAGGAGTTTCAGGACGGCCTGCGCAGCCGCTTCCCCGAACGCGACGGCATGGTCTTTCTGGCCGAGCAGGTGGCCGAATACGACAAGAAGCGCGCGCAAGTGGCGCAAGCACCGCAGATGGAGCTGTTCGTCTCGGATGAGCGCAGCGCCATCGACTGGGCGGCGGATTACCTGAAGGCGCGGCCTTCCACCTATCAGGACATCCACCCGGAGTTCATCAAGCAACTGGGCGCGGGCTGGAAGAAGCACGAGACCCGCCCGGAACTCTCGGCGCTGCTGGAGGCCAACTTTCTGCGCTATGAGGGCACGGGCGAAGTGCCCAGCCAGATTCACCGCTACCTGTCCACCAACTACCACGACCTGCGCGGCTTGGAGAAGAACGATCCGCGCCTGATCGCCAAGGCACAAGACCGCTGGTACGTACCCGACCCGAACAAGGCGCAAGACCTGGAGAAGAAGCGCGAGAAGGCGCTGCTCAAGGAATTCGAGGTCTATCGGTCGTTCACGGGCCGCAAGATCAAGGAATCGCGTCTGGAAGTGCTGCGTGCCGGTTTCCGCGCCGCGTGGGCGGGCAAGGACTACGCCACCATCCTCGCAATCGCCAACAAGCTGCCGGAAGCCACGCTGCAAGAGGACGAGAAGCTGCTGACGCTGTACGACATGGCGCTGACCCGTACCGAGGACGGTATTTGA